A stretch of the Saccharolobus caldissimus genome encodes the following:
- a CDS encoding TIGR00304 family membrane protein: MKLIAAGFTLILVGFMLIFLGVLMQSSLNVATTPNTQFAGLILLGPIPIAFGNVPASTLSNLIIVGIIFTIVMLIIYLIMFIIGRRTTRFPPY; the protein is encoded by the coding sequence ATGAAATTAATTGCCGCTGGTTTTACGTTAATTCTCGTTGGATTTATGTTAATATTTTTAGGAGTATTAATGCAGTCATCATTAAATGTAGCGACAACTCCTAATACACAATTCGCCGGTTTGATACTACTTGGTCCTATTCCGATAGCATTCGGTAATGTACCTGCTTCAACTTTAAGCAATTTAATTATTGTAGGCATTATATTTACAATAGTAATGCTTATAATTTATCTAATAATGTTTATAATTGGAAGAAGAACTACAAGGTTCCCCCCTTATTAA
- a CDS encoding translation elongation factor has translation MYQGGITSIVSSDKNITISIADKLGKLHENSNIKIYYRKRGEYIRSILISTNYPEKILDLAELISLSSLVIFHLPIELSWMDGELAMLIDAFNIHNKIITSNLDIIKIKKILEPLGSFRQFELNNDLNKIQEFKEEDKGLVYIDRVFTVKGVGTVVTGFSFTNVELHEKLIALPYNREVEIKSIQVLDEDQKSVGSGVRVGFALKNVKEDEVKDIMYLIKHDVKFEKEIEGRLVKYPWSTLNQGQNHVIIKGHSISVNIKLNEGKIKITSQYPIPIIDSQIPLLNVNVKQGKPRIIGYIIL, from the coding sequence ATGTACCAGGGTGGAATAACTTCAATAGTATCTTCAGACAAAAACATTACAATATCTATAGCAGATAAATTGGGTAAATTACATGAAAATTCGAATATTAAAATATATTACAGAAAAAGAGGAGAGTATATAAGGTCAATATTAATATCGACAAATTATCCAGAGAAAATATTAGACTTAGCTGAGTTAATATCACTTTCTTCACTGGTAATATTTCATCTTCCAATAGAATTGTCTTGGATGGATGGAGAACTAGCGATGTTGATTGATGCTTTTAATATACATAATAAAATAATAACTAGTAATCTAGATATTATAAAAATTAAAAAAATTCTGGAACCATTAGGCTCATTTAGACAATTTGAATTAAATAATGATCTAAACAAAATACAAGAATTTAAAGAAGAGGATAAGGGTTTAGTGTATATTGATAGAGTATTTACAGTTAAGGGCGTAGGTACTGTTGTAACTGGTTTCTCATTTACAAATGTTGAATTGCATGAAAAACTAATAGCATTACCTTATAATAGAGAAGTAGAAATAAAAAGTATTCAAGTCCTAGATGAAGATCAGAAGAGTGTAGGTAGTGGCGTTAGGGTAGGATTTGCATTAAAAAATGTTAAAGAAGATGAAGTGAAAGATATTATGTATTTAATAAAACATGATGTAAAGTTTGAGAAAGAAATTGAAGGGAGATTAGTGAAATATCCGTGGTCAACGTTAAATCAAGGACAAAATCATGTAATAATCAAAGGACATTCTATATCTGTAAATATAAAACTAAATGAGGGAAAGATTAAAATTACATCCCAATATCCTATACCTATTATTGACTCTCAAATACCATTGTTAAATGTTAATGTAAAACAAGGAAAGCCAAGAATTATAGGATATATTATTTTATAA